The proteins below are encoded in one region of Pirellulales bacterium:
- a CDS encoding DEAD/DEAH box helicase family protein yields the protein MTSSYSIPELIINSPFREPAAHWSYDRASRLFTRKAARRPAGYIMATPGSQSFDDPGVFVELPLVNQIRQRVKAWRERPDNPYAGVNGITRRLLEHWRDAEQREDRQFFFCQLEAIETLIWLVEAPAAERQGIDVPGDGGDFTRWCSKMATGSGKTIVMAMLIAWHVLNKATYPQDKRFARNVLVVAPGLTVKSRLQVLVPGSEGNYYDLFAVVPPGLTEKLRQGKVLVRNWHALDWESEEQIARRKGVDKRGAKSDEAYVRDVLGEMASARNLLVINDEAHHAWRVAGHGKPGASKAEVETATKWIGGLDRIHRARGILACHDLSATPFAPTGRQSTEEMLFGWIVSDFGLADAIESGLVKTPRVVVRDDGRLAPDYKSRLYHIYNDPEVKDDLNRKAEPFEPLPDLVTNGYYLLGKDWLETATRWREQGEPTPPVMITVANRTETAARVKFAFDRAKIQIDELARPERTLHIDSKVLEMAEAQEEPTALTGENEGDDDDQEQPVRKLTKQQQAELLRRTVDTVGQVGQPGEQIQAVISVGMLSEGWDTKTVTHIMGLRAFSSQLLCEQVVGRGLRRTSYDVNEATGMYEPEYVNIFGVPFTFLPHEEGDGPPPPPPPPKTKIEALAERRQFEIVWPNIVRIDHVLQPRLALDWSSVEPLVLDAFHLTMLAELAPVIEGKPDVTRLAQIELESLARRFRAQKIAFEAARDVFDLARPSWRGNREFLLGQLVGLVERFIQSDRLQIVPDSFAQDELRRRLVIALNMTKLVQHLWNAVREKNTERLVPVFDDDHPRRSTADMQPWYTGKPHELTRRSHVNFCVFDSTWEATEAFELDRNDLVEAWAKNDHLGFEVLYSLQGVVRKYRPDFLIRLRGGTLLVLEVKGQDSVAEQTKRRYLAEWVEAVNGVGDFGRWACDVSRHPKDVAEILERHARSHR from the coding sequence ATGACATCCAGCTATTCCATCCCCGAACTGATCATCAACTCGCCCTTCCGCGAGCCGGCGGCGCATTGGAGCTACGACCGCGCGTCGCGGCTGTTCACGCGTAAGGCCGCGCGGCGGCCGGCGGGCTACATTATGGCCACGCCCGGTAGCCAGTCGTTCGACGATCCGGGCGTGTTCGTCGAGCTGCCGCTGGTGAACCAGATTCGACAGCGCGTCAAAGCCTGGCGAGAACGCCCCGATAATCCCTACGCGGGTGTCAACGGCATCACGCGACGCCTCTTGGAACATTGGCGCGACGCCGAACAGCGCGAGGACCGGCAGTTTTTCTTTTGCCAGCTCGAAGCGATCGAAACGCTCATCTGGCTGGTCGAGGCGCCGGCCGCCGAGCGGCAGGGAATCGACGTGCCAGGCGACGGCGGCGACTTCACGCGGTGGTGCTCCAAGATGGCCACGGGCAGCGGCAAGACCATCGTGATGGCCATGCTCATCGCCTGGCACGTGCTCAACAAGGCGACCTACCCGCAGGACAAGCGATTTGCCCGCAACGTGCTGGTGGTGGCGCCGGGCCTGACGGTGAAGAGCCGCTTGCAGGTGCTCGTGCCGGGCAGCGAGGGAAACTACTACGACCTGTTCGCCGTCGTGCCGCCGGGACTGACGGAGAAGTTGCGGCAAGGCAAAGTGCTGGTGCGCAACTGGCACGCGCTCGACTGGGAAAGCGAGGAGCAGATCGCCCGGCGAAAGGGGGTCGACAAGCGCGGGGCCAAAAGCGACGAAGCCTACGTCCGTGACGTGCTGGGCGAGATGGCGTCGGCCCGAAACCTTCTCGTCATCAACGACGAGGCGCACCATGCCTGGCGAGTGGCCGGCCACGGCAAGCCGGGCGCGAGCAAGGCCGAAGTCGAGACGGCGACCAAATGGATCGGCGGGCTCGATCGAATTCATCGCGCGCGTGGCATCTTGGCCTGCCACGACCTTTCGGCCACGCCCTTCGCGCCGACAGGCCGGCAAAGCACCGAAGAAATGCTGTTCGGGTGGATCGTCAGCGATTTTGGACTGGCTGATGCCATCGAATCGGGACTGGTCAAGACGCCGCGGGTGGTCGTTCGCGACGACGGGCGGCTGGCGCCCGACTACAAGTCGCGGCTGTACCACATTTACAACGATCCCGAAGTGAAAGACGACTTGAACCGCAAGGCCGAGCCGTTCGAGCCGCTGCCCGACCTGGTGACGAACGGCTATTACCTGCTCGGCAAAGACTGGCTGGAGACGGCCACTCGCTGGCGCGAGCAAGGCGAACCGACGCCGCCCGTGATGATTACCGTGGCCAACCGCACCGAGACGGCAGCGCGGGTCAAGTTCGCCTTCGACCGCGCCAAGATCCAAATCGACGAGCTGGCGCGGCCCGAGCGGACGTTGCACATCGACTCGAAGGTGCTGGAGATGGCGGAGGCCCAGGAGGAGCCGACGGCGCTGACGGGCGAGAACGAGGGCGACGACGACGATCAGGAGCAACCCGTGCGGAAGCTGACCAAGCAACAGCAGGCGGAGCTCTTGCGGCGGACGGTCGACACGGTCGGGCAGGTCGGCCAGCCGGGCGAGCAGATCCAGGCGGTGATCTCGGTGGGCATGCTTTCCGAGGGGTGGGACACGAAGACCGTGACGCACATCATGGGCCTGCGGGCTTTTTCCAGCCAGTTGCTGTGCGAGCAGGTCGTGGGCCGCGGGTTGCGGCGGACCAGTTACGACGTGAATGAGGCGACCGGCATGTATGAGCCGGAGTACGTGAACATCTTCGGCGTCCCGTTCACCTTCCTGCCGCACGAAGAAGGCGACGGGCCGCCGCCCCCGCCGCCCCCGCCCAAGACCAAGATCGAGGCGCTTGCCGAGCGGCGGCAGTTTGAGATTGTCTGGCCGAACATCGTGCGGATCGACCACGTGTTGCAGCCGCGGCTGGCCCTCGATTGGTCGTCCGTCGAGCCGTTGGTGTTGGACGCCTTTCACTTGACGATGCTGGCCGAACTGGCGCCGGTGATCGAGGGCAAGCCCGACGTGACGCGGTTGGCGCAGATCGAATTGGAGAGTCTGGCCCGGCGGTTCCGCGCGCAGAAGATCGCCTTCGAGGCCGCGCGCGACGTCTTCGACCTGGCGCGGCCAAGCTGGCGCGGCAACCGCGAGTTTCTGCTCGGGCAGCTTGTCGGCCTGGTCGAGCGTTTTATTCAGTCGGACCGGTTGCAGATCGTGCCCGACTCGTTCGCTCAGGACGAATTGCGACGGCGACTGGTGATCGCGCTGAACATGACCAAGCTGGTGCAGCATCTTTGGAACGCGGTACGAGAAAAGAACACCGAGCGGCTTGTGCCGGTTTTCGACGACGATCACCCGCGGCGTTCGACGGCCGACATGCAGCCCTGGTACACGGGCAAGCCACATGAGTTAACACGACGTTCGCACGTGAATTTTTGCGTCTTTGACAGTACCTGGGAAGCCACCGAGGCGTTCGAACTCGATCGCAACGATCTGGTCGAGGCGTGGGCGAAGAACGACCACTTAGGTTTCGAGGTTCTTTACAGCTTGCAGGGCGTAGTGCGGAAATATCGTCCCGACTTCCTGATTCGGCTGCGGGGCGGCACGTTGTTGGTGCTGGAGGTCAAAGGGCAAGATTCGGTGGCCGAGCAAACCAAGCGGCGTTACCTGGCCGAGTGGGTTGAAGCCGTGAACGGCGTCGGCGACTTTGGCCGCTGGGCTTGCGACGTTTCGCGCCACCCCAAGGATGTGGCGGAGATTCTTGAGCGGCACGCCAGGTCGCACCGTTAA
- a CDS encoding BatA domain-containing protein has translation MDFVTPALLFGAAAAALPVVLHLVMRQQPRHLEFPALRFVQRREIANRRRMRLRHLLLLLLRMAVLCLLAFGLARPSIKSSGFIGDQEAPVAAAMVFDTSPRMDYKSENKTRLEEARETADWLVKQLPPDSLVAVLDSTPGQPVFQVDLGAAQQRISRLETTAAPQDLWDVIEQAVELLRKGEPERKEMPERKELYVFSDLTKAEWDPRAAAKLRQRLAESLGLGIYVIDVGVKEPQNLALGELRLLAESITRNRPWSLTTEVVSTGLAAERAVEVYLVNESGEEEKRAQDIVAVASGASQGTEFSLGPLDTGTHQGFVRLVGADGLAADDRRWFTLDVKPPWKVLVASSPPLYERTRYFTEALAPDGFRQTGRAQFECDVVSFGELSQRSLEDYAVVALVDPGALDDDVWNQLDRYAESGGGVGIFLGAAARPESYQSAAAKRLLPGELGKFPRNFPDGGKYLVISNEQHPMVAKFRPLKGSVPWDAFPIYRYWPLHKRPNGTAVVATCNKEPLLVERPVGKGHVVLMTTPISMLNSAGDEPWNELVRGLENWPYFMLVLQVGSYLAGSTEGQLNYLAGEAAVLRLSADERYTTYLLTTPRGDTYRQSADPKQRAIVVTSTAWVGNYQVTAGGKQGGLDRGFSVNLPPSASELGRTDEDGLKQVFGDTEFRLARSRDEIDRQMSTGRVGRELFPLLMALVALVLAVEHFMSNRFYRSERKA, from the coding sequence ATGGATTTTGTCACCCCCGCGTTGCTCTTCGGCGCCGCCGCCGCGGCGCTGCCCGTCGTGCTGCACCTGGTGATGCGGCAGCAGCCGCGACACCTCGAGTTTCCCGCGCTGCGCTTTGTGCAGCGGCGAGAAATCGCCAATCGCCGCCGCATGCGGTTGCGGCACTTGCTGCTGCTGCTGTTGCGGATGGCGGTCCTTTGTCTGCTGGCGTTCGGCCTGGCGCGTCCGAGCATCAAATCGAGCGGTTTCATCGGCGATCAGGAAGCGCCGGTGGCGGCGGCCATGGTTTTCGACACCTCGCCGCGGATGGACTACAAAAGCGAGAACAAAACGCGGCTGGAAGAGGCCCGCGAGACGGCCGATTGGCTCGTCAAGCAACTGCCGCCCGACAGCCTGGTGGCCGTGCTCGATTCCACGCCCGGCCAGCCCGTGTTTCAGGTCGATCTGGGAGCCGCCCAGCAACGCATCAGCCGGCTGGAGACGACCGCCGCCCCGCAAGACCTATGGGACGTGATCGAGCAGGCGGTCGAGTTGTTGAGGAAAGGCGAGCCGGAGCGAAAGGAGATGCCCGAACGCAAGGAGCTGTATGTCTTTTCCGACCTGACCAAGGCCGAGTGGGATCCGCGGGCCGCGGCCAAGCTGCGTCAGCGTCTGGCGGAGAGCCTGGGACTGGGCATCTATGTGATCGACGTGGGGGTGAAAGAGCCGCAAAACCTGGCCTTGGGCGAGTTGCGTCTGTTGGCCGAGTCGATCACCCGCAACCGCCCCTGGTCGCTCACCACCGAAGTCGTCAGCACGGGGTTGGCCGCTGAAAGGGCCGTGGAAGTTTATCTGGTGAACGAAAGCGGCGAGGAAGAAAAACGCGCCCAAGACATCGTCGCGGTGGCGTCGGGCGCCAGCCAGGGAACCGAGTTTTCGCTCGGCCCGCTCGACACCGGCACGCACCAGGGCTTCGTGCGGTTGGTCGGTGCCGACGGTCTGGCCGCCGACGACCGCCGCTGGTTCACCCTCGACGTCAAGCCGCCCTGGAAAGTCCTTGTCGCCTCGTCGCCGCCCCTCTATGAACGCACGCGCTATTTCACGGAAGCACTGGCCCCCGACGGCTTCCGGCAGACGGGCCGGGCACAGTTCGAGTGCGACGTGGTCTCGTTCGGCGAGCTATCGCAACGGTCGCTGGAGGATTATGCGGTGGTGGCGCTGGTCGATCCCGGCGCGCTCGACGACGATGTCTGGAACCAGCTCGACCGCTATGCGGAGTCGGGCGGAGGCGTGGGCATTTTTCTGGGAGCGGCGGCGCGGCCGGAGAGCTATCAATCGGCGGCGGCCAAGCGGCTGTTGCCCGGCGAGCTGGGCAAATTCCCACGCAACTTTCCGGACGGCGGCAAATACCTGGTGATCTCGAACGAGCAGCATCCGATGGTGGCCAAGTTCCGGCCGCTCAAAGGCTCGGTGCCTTGGGACGCGTTTCCGATCTATCGCTACTGGCCGTTGCACAAGCGGCCAAACGGGACGGCCGTGGTGGCCACGTGCAACAAAGAGCCGTTGCTGGTCGAGCGGCCGGTCGGCAAGGGGCACGTGGTGCTCATGACCACGCCGATTTCGATGCTCAACAGCGCCGGCGATGAGCCGTGGAACGAGCTGGTGCGGGGGCTGGAAAACTGGCCCTACTTCATGCTGGTCCTGCAGGTCGGCTCATACCTGGCCGGCAGCACCGAAGGGCAGTTGAACTACCTGGCGGGCGAGGCCGCCGTGCTTCGCCTGTCGGCCGACGAACGCTACACGACCTATCTCTTGACCACGCCGCGCGGCGACACCTACCGCCAGTCGGCCGATCCGAAGCAGCGAGCGATCGTCGTGACTTCGACGGCCTGGGTGGGCAACTATCAGGTGACGGCCGGCGGCAAGCAGGGCGGACTCGACCGCGGCTTCAGCGTCAACTTGCCGCCGAGCGCCAGCGAGCTGGGCCGCACCGACGAGGACGGGCTGAAGCAGGTTTTCGGCGACACCGAGTTCCGCCTGGCCCGCAGCCGCGACGAGATCGACCGCCAGATGAGCACGGGCCGGGTCGGCCGCGAACTGTTTCCACTCTTGATGGCGCTCGTGGCCCTCGTACTGGCGGTGGAACATTTTATGTCGAACCGGTTTTATCGCAGCGAGCGGAAAGCGTAA
- a CDS encoding vWA domain-containing protein, whose product MAANDAGPGKDDQARSPRRASWRGSATATASPSDYRWRDRGEKTNREVAQQNLRRRVKLALLTSSVLGLCGAFAWYWLMRPRATPLLAVSITQYVAPLPPNSFAAEDVTRLSEVAKAASRGSGMLTVKSSPTAADGSDDERAAWNSKSAESLLKQVGQWLEGATPGGPGRRMLGSGGTVVLYITGHGAVDEKGRACIIPADAAKSRAAAEPAYLKSDRWLAVADVVQRLDEIRPDVKKLLVLDCNRLDADWAIGLLYNGFAEALPAARGNAKSVAILSAAQAGQLAWPGVELQGTPFGFYLSQALIGDPAADDDRNGKISLQELARFVRTRVSNWVRANRYDDQLPLLVPEEADFDVAYNDLGAVDVVQPPDAAKIQSEFNELQPLWSQLDDLWREHERLQGPVVNESSPVWSEHCLDWHRFQQELVRCGSLLLAGREYRDECGACLSQLKGLAQKLSQRRQEALPVPSLPLARRWRKLPIDPSLREEVAGYLQGEKKSPSSEVKGDYFVRADGVWQWLATGRAPAGQDGRDAGRRAVDFVDAPAPPDKYDVVEIRLLKLLADHAPDSLWNQADKQLLPVLKLRESAEEAAAPRDVRAHYALRRRVERADADLRRLEDALFINDDVCKQAGPCLARKQDYESAQRDGERLAEILAKRDQAWAEFPYLAQWLLRRPDTLDGGDVEAIGKISETIASLRDLDVRLDAYLEGFLRNDVAAAGQEETLEELEFGADRVDGWRRGVGVKLQDAVDRAVVKARDEVTLRQLVSLLASPLVSGHKRIALRRQYSDALQKPLASAGTSAATSTTGTSTPPTESGDDNVYLRRLTAGDHPALALVGWEAITSKEPDSSGKQAAEASWLRLARQGGDVRQRLLELASVGVVGPQPVGDDAEPAPARSVYSFAERRLRPAAALCASAEFAANDPIDRLARFDLNEFLAWRAERTLDDFWGSGDEDRPAKPYFALVFDELRDAARKLGGADQTGGNDLQARWSPLKDRAQQLVAAAEESGLAKDRNDVSRAPGTTFQRKVPMIFTPQLPPGEAALFVLDGDKRPVQARRTASDQRDFQARLPVSTAGQKQPQTETTIEIRRGSVSGKSTDAEQEGSGRPWSVVWFYRGHRKARPFNLVVEREGIEIVYQRRAQPVDTTVTVTGDDLKEASIVFILDCSGSMGEPDAGGGARRIDVARNTLDGIIEDLSRTQRLRVGLWLYGHRLGRLVAGGPVAINPNWQPPPANLPIGNDVEQVIPLVLLDNAAKREFQNKLRGAKPWGETPLYMAIVEAMKPFHWPAGSGARHLVVITDGKNDVTQQQPRILDRQLITAMQADKQNKGRQPIKLHVLDCTPLQNAELRGLLANNRLGQYIAVDKWQKLEQTLKDALGLAEYELRSLDPREARTLGPEPLGKPLVVPGPFLPDLSREYEVRVLDRPALARKVKLEGEEALRLSVERRGKQEQLVFERYEPEGQYVAEQSISRKTPNVVPLGAADDEFRPVMFDIAAYSPQWEGGAAKSKRPLRFAISIQDAGDPPGFSPRPAEAWVEITPLAAQGAASGPYPFYDLLFEEERPVPVLLCRVPQWPVAARDAEIRLWFKFDHMRPSKEVVIGKMETPVDETQELVIPGAPALRLGVQTADEDDGCRLVVTEEHPPEDAAADWLRVQTLEPPDRVVRTFSYSGRSATHVFYFHGRPRSSLVNDRLLLTTKKDLARDAIAVDKIPLRVTVE is encoded by the coding sequence ATGGCAGCAAACGACGCGGGACCGGGCAAGGATGACCAGGCACGCTCCCCACGGCGCGCAAGCTGGCGCGGCTCGGCGACTGCCACCGCCTCGCCCTCCGATTATCGCTGGCGCGACCGCGGCGAAAAAACCAACCGCGAAGTCGCCCAGCAGAACCTGCGGCGGCGAGTCAAACTGGCCTTGTTGACCAGCAGCGTGCTTGGACTCTGCGGCGCCTTCGCCTGGTATTGGCTGATGCGGCCCCGCGCCACGCCGCTGTTGGCGGTCAGCATCACGCAGTACGTCGCGCCGCTGCCGCCCAACAGCTTTGCCGCTGAAGACGTGACGCGGCTGTCCGAGGTGGCCAAGGCCGCCTCCCGCGGCAGCGGCATGTTGACCGTCAAGTCGTCGCCGACCGCGGCCGACGGCAGCGACGACGAGCGGGCCGCCTGGAACTCCAAATCGGCCGAGTCCCTGCTGAAGCAGGTGGGGCAATGGCTGGAGGGCGCCACGCCCGGCGGACCGGGCCGGCGAATGCTGGGCTCCGGCGGCACGGTGGTGCTCTACATCACCGGGCACGGGGCCGTCGATGAGAAAGGCCGCGCGTGCATTATTCCGGCCGACGCGGCAAAATCGCGCGCAGCAGCCGAACCCGCCTACTTGAAGTCCGACCGCTGGTTGGCCGTGGCCGACGTTGTGCAGCGGCTCGACGAAATACGGCCCGATGTCAAAAAACTGCTGGTGCTCGATTGCAACCGTCTCGACGCCGATTGGGCCATCGGCTTGCTCTACAACGGATTTGCCGAAGCGCTGCCCGCCGCACGGGGAAACGCCAAATCAGTGGCGATTCTCAGCGCGGCGCAGGCGGGCCAGCTTGCCTGGCCTGGCGTGGAGCTGCAAGGCACGCCGTTCGGCTTTTATCTCTCGCAGGCCTTGATCGGCGATCCCGCGGCCGACGACGATCGCAACGGCAAAATCTCTTTGCAAGAGCTCGCCCGGTTCGTCCGCACGCGCGTCTCGAACTGGGTCCGCGCCAATCGTTACGACGATCAGCTTCCGTTGCTGGTGCCCGAAGAGGCCGATTTTGACGTCGCTTACAACGATTTGGGCGCGGTCGATGTGGTTCAGCCGCCCGATGCGGCAAAGATTCAGAGCGAATTCAACGAGCTGCAGCCGTTGTGGAGTCAGCTCGATGATCTGTGGCGGGAGCACGAGCGGCTGCAAGGCCCGGTCGTAAACGAGTCTTCGCCGGTATGGTCGGAGCACTGCCTCGACTGGCACCGCTTTCAGCAGGAACTGGTGCGTTGCGGCTCGCTGCTGCTGGCCGGCCGCGAATATCGTGACGAATGCGGCGCCTGCCTTTCGCAATTGAAAGGCCTGGCCCAGAAGCTGAGCCAGCGGCGGCAGGAGGCGCTGCCCGTCCCGAGCTTGCCGCTGGCCCGCCGTTGGCGAAAGTTGCCGATCGACCCGTCGCTGCGCGAGGAGGTGGCCGGGTATCTTCAAGGCGAGAAGAAGAGTCCGTCCAGCGAGGTGAAGGGCGACTATTTCGTCCGCGCCGACGGCGTTTGGCAATGGCTGGCGACGGGCCGCGCGCCGGCGGGGCAGGACGGCCGCGATGCCGGCCGCAGGGCGGTCGATTTCGTCGACGCTCCGGCGCCGCCAGATAAATACGATGTCGTCGAAATCCGTTTATTGAAGTTGCTGGCGGACCATGCGCCCGATTCGCTTTGGAACCAGGCCGACAAGCAGCTTCTGCCGGTGCTCAAGCTCCGCGAATCGGCCGAAGAGGCGGCCGCTCCGCGCGACGTTCGGGCACACTATGCGCTCCGGCGGCGGGTCGAACGGGCCGATGCCGATCTCCGCCGTCTGGAAGACGCCCTGTTTATCAACGACGATGTCTGCAAACAGGCCGGGCCGTGTCTGGCGCGCAAGCAGGATTATGAATCCGCCCAGCGCGACGGCGAGCGGCTGGCCGAGATCCTTGCCAAGCGCGATCAGGCATGGGCCGAGTTCCCCTACCTCGCCCAGTGGCTGCTGCGGCGACCCGACACGCTCGACGGCGGCGACGTCGAGGCGATCGGCAAAATCTCCGAGACGATCGCCAGCCTGCGCGATCTCGACGTTCGTCTCGACGCCTATCTTGAAGGTTTCCTCCGCAATGACGTGGCGGCCGCGGGCCAAGAAGAAACCCTCGAAGAGCTGGAATTCGGCGCCGACAGGGTCGACGGCTGGCGAAGGGGCGTGGGCGTGAAGCTGCAGGACGCAGTCGATCGCGCGGTCGTCAAGGCGCGCGACGAAGTGACGCTGCGGCAGCTTGTCTCCCTGTTGGCCAGTCCGCTGGTGTCGGGACATAAGCGAATCGCGCTGCGGAGGCAGTACTCCGACGCCTTGCAAAAACCGCTGGCGTCGGCGGGAACGTCGGCCGCGACAAGCACCACGGGCACATCCACGCCGCCAACGGAATCCGGCGACGATAATGTCTATCTGCGGCGGTTGACTGCGGGCGACCATCCGGCGCTGGCGCTGGTGGGTTGGGAGGCGATAACGTCGAAGGAGCCCGATTCGAGCGGCAAACAGGCGGCCGAAGCGTCGTGGCTGCGGCTGGCGCGGCAGGGGGGCGACGTGCGGCAACGACTGCTCGAATTGGCCTCGGTCGGTGTCGTCGGGCCTCAACCGGTCGGCGACGATGCGGAGCCCGCGCCCGCCCGGTCGGTTTACAGCTTCGCAGAGCGACGGCTGCGGCCGGCGGCGGCTCTCTGCGCCTCGGCCGAGTTCGCCGCCAACGACCCCATCGACCGACTGGCCAGGTTCGACCTGAACGAGTTTTTGGCCTGGCGTGCCGAGCGCACGCTCGACGATTTTTGGGGTTCGGGCGACGAGGACCGTCCCGCGAAGCCCTACTTCGCCTTGGTGTTCGACGAGCTGCGCGATGCGGCCCGCAAGCTCGGTGGGGCCGATCAGACGGGCGGCAACGACCTGCAAGCCCGCTGGTCGCCCTTGAAGGACCGAGCGCAGCAGCTTGTCGCGGCCGCCGAAGAATCGGGCCTCGCCAAAGACCGCAACGACGTCTCGCGGGCGCCGGGCACCACCTTCCAGCGCAAAGTGCCGATGATCTTCACGCCGCAGTTGCCTCCGGGAGAAGCCGCGCTGTTTGTCCTCGATGGCGACAAGCGTCCCGTGCAAGCCCGCCGGACCGCGTCAGACCAGAGAGACTTTCAGGCCCGGTTGCCGGTGTCGACTGCCGGACAGAAGCAGCCCCAGACGGAAACGACGATCGAAATTCGCCGGGGCAGCGTGAGCGGCAAGTCGACCGACGCCGAACAAGAAGGTTCTGGTCGGCCCTGGTCCGTCGTTTGGTTCTATCGCGGCCACCGCAAGGCACGTCCGTTCAACCTCGTGGTCGAGCGAGAGGGGATCGAGATCGTCTACCAGCGGCGCGCGCAGCCCGTCGATACGACCGTGACCGTGACCGGCGACGACCTCAAGGAAGCCTCGATTGTGTTCATCCTCGACTGTTCGGGCAGCATGGGCGAGCCCGACGCCGGCGGCGGCGCACGGCGGATCGACGTGGCCCGTAACACGCTCGATGGCATTATCGAAGACCTTTCTCGAACGCAGCGGCTGCGCGTCGGCCTGTGGCTCTATGGACACCGGTTGGGACGCCTTGTGGCCGGCGGCCCTGTGGCAATCAATCCCAACTGGCAGCCTCCGCCGGCGAACCTGCCGATCGGCAACGACGTGGAGCAGGTGATTCCCTTGGTTCTGCTCGACAACGCCGCCAAACGCGAGTTTCAGAACAAGCTGCGTGGGGCAAAGCCGTGGGGCGAAACGCCGCTCTACATGGCGATCGTCGAAGCGATGAAGCCGTTTCATTGGCCGGCGGGCTCCGGCGCGCGGCACCTGGTGGTGATTACCGATGGCAAGAACGATGTGACGCAGCAGCAACCGCGGATTCTGGACAGGCAACTCATCACAGCCATGCAGGCCGACAAGCAGAACAAGGGTCGCCAGCCGATCAAGCTACACGTGCTCGATTGCACGCCTTTGCAGAATGCCGAGCTCCGCGGCCTGCTGGCAAATAACCGCCTGGGTCAATACATCGCGGTCGACAAGTGGCAGAAGCTGGAGCAAACCTTGAAAGACGCGCTCGGGCTGGCGGAATACGAGCTGCGGTCGCTCGATCCGCGCGAGGCCCGCACGCTGGGACCCGAGCCCCTGGGCAAACCGCTGGTGGTGCCGGGGCCGTTTCTGCCCGACCTGTCGCGCGAGTATGAGGTGCGAGTGCTCGACCGTCCGGCCTTGGCGCGCAAGGTGAAGCTGGAGGGCGAAGAGGCGTTGAGGCTGTCGGTCGAACGGCGGGGCAAGCAGGAACAGCTTGTGTTCGAGCGTTACGAGCCCGAGGGGCAATACGTGGCCGAGCAGTCGATCAGCCGCAAGACGCCGAACGTCGTGCCATTGGGAGCGGCCGACGACGAGTTTCGTCCGGTGATGTTCGACATCGCGGCCTACTCGCCGCAGTGGGAGGGCGGTGCGGCGAAGTCGAAGCGGCCCTTGCGATTTGCCATTTCGATTCAAGACGCGGGCGACCCGCCCGGCTTCAGCCCACGGCCGGCCGAAGCTTGGGTGGAAATCACGCCGCTGGCGGCCCAGGGCGCAGCCTCGGGCCCGTACCCGTTCTATGACTTGTTGTTCGAAGAAGAGCGGCCGGTGCCCGTGTTGCTGTGCCGAGTGCCGCAGTGGCCGGTGGCGGCGCGCGACGCCGAGATCCGTCTTTGGTTCAAGTTCGACCACATGAGGCCGTCGAAGGAAGTTGTGATCGGCAAAATGGAAACGCCGGTCGACGAGACGCAGGAACTGGTGATCCCCGGAGCGCCGGCGCTGCGATTGGGCGTGCAAACGGCCGACGAGGACGACGGCTGCCGGCTGGTGGTGACCGAGGAGCACCCGCCCGAGGACGCCGCCGCGGATTGGCTGCGCGTGCAGACGTTGGAGCCGCCGGACCGCGTGGTGCGCACCTTCAGCTACAGCGGGCGATCGGCGACGCACGTTTTTTACTTCCACGGCCGTCCGCGTTCGTCGCTGGTGAACGACAGGCTGTTGCTGACCACCAAGAAAGATCTCGCTCGCGACGCGATCGCCGTGGACAAAATCCCGTTGCGGGTGACGG